A genomic window from Streptomyces mirabilis includes:
- the tdh gene encoding L-threonine 3-dehydrogenase produces MKALVKEKAEPGLWLTDVPEPEIGPGDVLIKVLRTGICGTDLHIRNWDGWAQQAVRTPLVLGHEFVGEVVETGRDVAEIKAGDRVSGEGHLVCGKCRNCLAGRRHLCRATVGLGVGRDGAFAEYVALPAANVWVHRVPVDLDVAAIFDPFGNAVHTALSFPLVGEDVLITGAGPIGLMAAAVARHAGARNVVITDVSEERLDLARKIGVSLALNVAESTIADGQRALGLREGFDIGLEMSGRPEAMRDMIANMTHGGRIAMLGLPAEEFPVDWSRIVTSMITIKGIYGREMFETWYAMSVLLEGGLDLAPVITGRYGYRDYEAAFADAASGRGGKVILDWSA; encoded by the coding sequence TTGAAGGCGCTGGTCAAGGAGAAGGCGGAGCCCGGGCTCTGGCTGACGGACGTCCCGGAACCGGAGATCGGCCCGGGCGACGTACTGATCAAGGTCCTCAGGACCGGGATCTGCGGCACCGACCTGCACATCCGCAACTGGGACGGCTGGGCGCAGCAGGCCGTCCGCACGCCGCTCGTCCTCGGCCACGAGTTCGTCGGAGAGGTGGTCGAGACCGGCCGCGACGTCGCCGAGATCAAGGCGGGCGACCGGGTGAGCGGCGAGGGGCACCTCGTGTGCGGCAAGTGCCGGAACTGCCTGGCCGGGCGCCGCCACCTGTGCCGTGCCACGGTCGGCCTGGGCGTCGGCCGCGACGGCGCGTTCGCCGAGTACGTGGCGCTGCCCGCCGCGAACGTGTGGGTGCACCGCGTCCCCGTCGACCTCGACGTCGCCGCGATCTTCGACCCGTTCGGCAACGCCGTGCACACGGCGCTGTCCTTCCCCCTGGTCGGCGAGGACGTCCTCATCACGGGCGCGGGCCCGATCGGTCTGATGGCCGCGGCCGTGGCCCGGCACGCGGGTGCCCGCAACGTCGTCATCACCGACGTCAGCGAGGAGCGCCTCGACCTCGCCCGCAAGATCGGCGTCAGCCTCGCGCTGAACGTCGCGGAGTCGACCATCGCCGACGGGCAGCGCGCCCTCGGCCTGCGCGAGGGCTTCGACATCGGCCTGGAGATGTCCGGCCGTCCCGAGGCGATGCGCGACATGATCGCCAACATGACGCACGGCGGCCGGATCGCGATGCTCGGCCTGCCCGCCGAGGAGTTCCCGGTCGACTGGTCCCGGATCGTCACCTCCATGATCACGATCAAGGGCATCTACGGCCGTGAGATGTTCGAGACCTGGTACGCGATGTCCGTCCTCCTCGAAGGCGGCCTCGACCTCGCGCCGGTCATCACCGGCCGCTACGGCTACCGCGACTACGAGGCGGCCTTCGCGGACGCCGCGAGCGGCCGCGGCGGCAAGGTCATCCTCGACTGGAGCGCGTGA
- a CDS encoding roadblock/LC7 domain-containing protein, which produces MASDAPTAHAHVSDLDWLMSGLVQRVPHTNSAVLLSCDGLVKSVHGLDPDSADHMAALASGLYSLGRSAGVRFGDGGDVRQVVVELDSTLLFVSTAGSGTCLAVLAGREADAAVLGYEMAMLVKSVRPYLMTAPRQAAVEPPAMRP; this is translated from the coding sequence ATGGCGAGCGACGCGCCGACCGCCCACGCCCATGTATCCGATCTCGACTGGCTGATGAGCGGCCTCGTACAGCGCGTACCGCACACGAACAGCGCGGTACTCCTCTCCTGCGACGGACTCGTGAAGTCGGTCCACGGACTCGACCCGGACAGCGCCGACCACATGGCGGCGCTCGCCTCCGGCCTCTACTCGCTCGGCCGCAGCGCGGGCGTGCGCTTCGGCGACGGCGGTGACGTACGCCAGGTCGTCGTCGAACTCGACTCGACCCTGCTGTTCGTCTCCACCGCGGGCTCCGGCACCTGTCTCGCCGTGCTCGCCGGCCGCGAGGCCGACGCGGCGGTGCTCGGCTACGAGATGGCGATGCTGGTCAAGAGCGTCCGTCCGTATCTGATGACCGCGCCCCGGCAGGCCGCCGTGGAACCGCCTGCGATGAGGCCTTGA
- a CDS encoding DUF742 domain-containing protein produces the protein MAAAGDGPWLDDAAGRLVRPYTVSNGRTRPTTALDLLSQVMATGATPLGYLGPEHTQALELCRAPVSVAEIAAHLKLPAAVTKVLLSDLVDCGALTTKPPEFHHNPTDRSLLEAVLDGLRRQL, from the coding sequence GTGGCCGCGGCCGGCGACGGGCCCTGGCTCGACGACGCGGCCGGACGGCTGGTGCGCCCCTACACGGTCAGCAACGGCCGGACCCGGCCGACCACCGCCCTCGACCTGTTGTCGCAGGTGATGGCCACCGGGGCAACACCTCTGGGCTACCTGGGCCCCGAGCACACCCAGGCACTCGAACTGTGCCGGGCGCCCGTCTCGGTCGCGGAGATCGCCGCACACCTGAAGCTGCCCGCAGCGGTCACCAAGGTGCTGCTCTCCGACCTCGTCGACTGCGGGGCACTGACCACCAAGCCGCCCGAGTTCCACCACAACCCCACTGACCGGTCTCTTCTGGAGGCAGTGCTCGATGGACTACGACGACAGCTCTGA
- a CDS encoding GTP-binding protein, which yields MDYDDSSDPFPTALKILVAGGFGVGKTTFVGAVSEIAPLSTEELLTTVSAATDNLDGVENKVETTVAMDFGRITLDPEHVLYLFGTPGQQRFWFMWDELSEGALGAVILADTRRLEDCFAAVDFFEQRGLGFIVAVNEFDGAYRYDPEEVRAAIDLDPEIPIVRCDARISSSGVQTLLTLVRHLLAHAPTHAPIR from the coding sequence ATGGACTACGACGACAGCTCTGATCCCTTCCCCACCGCGCTGAAGATCCTGGTGGCCGGAGGGTTCGGGGTCGGCAAGACGACCTTCGTGGGCGCGGTGAGCGAGATCGCGCCGCTCAGCACGGAGGAGCTGCTCACCACGGTCAGCGCCGCGACCGACAATCTCGACGGCGTCGAGAACAAGGTCGAGACCACCGTGGCGATGGACTTCGGCCGCATCACCCTCGATCCGGAACACGTCCTGTACCTGTTCGGCACCCCCGGGCAGCAGCGGTTCTGGTTCATGTGGGACGAGCTGTCCGAGGGCGCGCTCGGCGCGGTGATCCTCGCCGACACCCGTCGCCTGGAGGACTGTTTCGCGGCCGTCGACTTCTTCGAGCAGCGCGGTCTCGGCTTCATCGTCGCCGTCAACGAGTTCGACGGTGCCTACCGCTACGACCCCGAGGAGGTGCGCGCGGCCATCGACCTCGACCCCGAGATCCCCATCGTGCGCTGCGACGCCCGGATCTCCAGTTCGGGTGTGCAGACCCTGCTCACGCTGGTCCGCCACCTCCTCGCCCACGCACCGACGCACGCACCCATCCGCTGA
- a CDS encoding ATP-binding protein, whose protein sequence is MSHLRAPAARADRREGGRHGRPVARTVHPQPETRLRPQLLRLAVLPPIAVALSGCAAVLFTVRSTGARPGVVLWAVLAGAGSVALAGILIAAVGADRAATSVRERIGALRRGSARTEADLRAVVEGLRRGESPPTPKPRQRPKPDADEFELLAADLSRAHDGAVTAVVQAAQLSSQAGSEQKVEVFVNLARRLQSLVHREISILDELENEIEDPDLLKGLFHVDHLATRIRRHAENLAVLGGAVSRRQWSNPVSMTEVLRSAIAEVEQYSRVKLVPPIDGTLRGHAVADVIHLLAELVENATVFSAPHTQVLLRVNLVTSGLAVEVEDRGLGMPLGEQNKMNALLTDPDQVNVASLLQDGRIGLFVVSQLARRHGIHVRLQTNIYGGVQAVLVVPQALLGAPPGAIGDVSQAQSQQTQQTQQSQQTQQLKAGGPRPPAGPQTGPTAPVSSAGATVASVPRQGQRDQTQPAAPGTGGSGPAPLPVRGARAERPNPAEALPGIRPDDRPVVAENAAMPPTPRNGAVRGTMGKPQLPKRRAQEHIAPQLRDGPLPRQDPEQVVGHDPGLMAAFQRGIGLAEAQHAEERRTEAPHSGAAHLERPHPDLPHSDLLHPDPLHRDPPHPDPRHLAPLPPLDVIRVDRTSTGGAPRISETHTAHAPAQHEAHGTRDNAPAPGHDHTARHDGSTTAG, encoded by the coding sequence ATGTCTCACCTCCGCGCACCGGCCGCACGCGCAGACCGCCGTGAGGGCGGGCGGCACGGGCGGCCGGTCGCCCGCACGGTCCACCCGCAGCCCGAGACCCGCCTACGGCCCCAGTTACTGCGCCTGGCGGTCCTGCCGCCGATCGCGGTGGCGCTCAGCGGCTGTGCGGCCGTGCTGTTCACGGTCCGCTCCACCGGCGCACGCCCCGGCGTAGTCCTGTGGGCGGTGCTCGCAGGCGCCGGGTCCGTGGCCCTCGCGGGCATCCTGATCGCCGCCGTGGGCGCCGACCGGGCCGCCACGTCCGTGCGGGAACGCATCGGCGCCCTGCGCCGCGGCAGCGCCCGTACCGAGGCCGACCTGCGCGCCGTCGTCGAGGGCCTGCGCCGGGGCGAGAGCCCTCCCACGCCCAAGCCGCGCCAACGGCCCAAGCCGGACGCCGACGAGTTCGAGCTGCTCGCCGCCGACCTCTCCCGCGCGCACGACGGCGCCGTCACCGCCGTCGTGCAGGCGGCCCAACTCTCCAGCCAGGCGGGCAGCGAGCAGAAGGTCGAGGTCTTCGTCAATCTCGCGCGGCGGCTTCAGTCCCTCGTGCACCGCGAGATCTCGATCCTCGACGAGCTGGAGAACGAGATCGAGGACCCGGACCTGCTGAAGGGCCTCTTCCACGTCGACCACCTCGCCACCCGCATCCGCCGGCACGCCGAGAACCTCGCCGTGCTCGGCGGCGCCGTCTCGCGCCGTCAGTGGAGCAACCCCGTCTCCATGACCGAGGTGCTGCGGTCCGCGATCGCCGAGGTCGAGCAGTACTCGCGGGTCAAACTGGTGCCCCCGATCGACGGCACCCTGCGCGGGCACGCCGTCGCCGACGTCATCCACCTGCTGGCCGAACTCGTCGAGAACGCCACGGTGTTCTCCGCCCCGCACACCCAAGTCCTGTTGCGCGTCAACCTCGTCACCTCCGGCCTCGCGGTCGAGGTCGAGGACCGGGGCCTGGGCATGCCCCTGGGCGAACAGAACAAGATGAACGCGCTGCTCACCGACCCCGATCAGGTGAATGTAGCCAGTCTCCTCCAGGACGGCCGGATCGGTCTGTTCGTGGTGTCCCAGCTCGCCCGGCGGCACGGCATCCACGTACGGCTCCAGACCAACATCTACGGCGGTGTCCAGGCCGTACTCGTCGTACCGCAGGCGCTGTTGGGCGCGCCGCCGGGCGCCATCGGCGACGTATCGCAAGCACAGTCCCAGCAGACACAGCAGACACAGCAGTCCCAGCAGACGCAGCAGCTCAAGGCCGGCGGCCCGCGTCCGCCCGCCGGGCCACAGACAGGGCCGACCGCGCCCGTGTCGTCCGCCGGCGCGACGGTGGCCTCCGTGCCGCGACAGGGACAGCGGGACCAGACGCAGCCCGCCGCGCCCGGCACGGGCGGCAGTGGCCCGGCGCCGCTCCCCGTGCGCGGCGCCCGCGCGGAGCGGCCCAACCCGGCCGAGGCCCTGCCCGGCATCCGGCCCGACGACCGGCCCGTGGTCGCGGAGAACGCGGCCATGCCGCCCACCCCTCGCAACGGCGCGGTGCGCGGCACCATGGGCAAGCCCCAGCTGCCCAAGCGGCGCGCCCAGGAGCACATCGCACCCCAACTGCGCGACGGGCCCTTGCCCCGCCAGGATCCGGAGCAGGTCGTCGGCCACGACCCCGGTCTGATGGCGGCGTTCCAGCGGGGGATCGGGCTCGCGGAGGCCCAGCACGCCGAGGAACGGCGCACGGAGGCACCGCACAGCGGAGCAGCGCACCTGGAGCGGCCGCACCCCGATCTGCCGCACTCCGACCTGCTGCATCCGGACCCGCTGCACCGGGACCCGCCGCACCCGGATCCGCGGCACCTGGCCCCGTTGCCGCCGCTGGATGTGATCCGCGTCGACCGGACGTCCACGGGCGGCGCGCCCCGCATATCCGAGACCCACACGGCGCACGCCCCCGCCCAGCACGAGGCACACGGGACCCGCGACAACGCACCCGCGCCCGGACACGACCACACGGCCCGGCACGACGGGAGCACAACGGCCGGATGA
- a CDS encoding GAF domain-containing protein: MSYDPPRPAGRLLLTPEDKDAPARVGRLRRLGLGEHTEPAFDAFADRLAEVAAVPYSMVNFIDENRQFFAGLHTPDGNVSVTRPLPAAPDGTVKVVGRYMTRDYGFCPHVVVRRRALVLEDVCDYPRFAGNPVVDEIGVRSYLGAPLIDRTGIALGTICVVDLEPRPWGKAGLETIKSMAAELVERIERRADTGGI; this comes from the coding sequence ATGAGTTACGACCCGCCGCGCCCGGCCGGTCGTCTGCTGCTGACCCCGGAGGACAAGGACGCCCCCGCCCGGGTCGGCCGGCTGCGCCGGCTGGGCCTGGGAGAGCACACGGAACCCGCCTTCGACGCCTTCGCGGACCGGCTCGCCGAGGTCGCCGCGGTGCCGTACTCGATGGTCAACTTCATCGACGAGAACCGGCAGTTCTTCGCGGGCCTGCACACCCCGGACGGAAACGTCTCGGTCACCCGGCCGCTCCCGGCCGCCCCGGACGGCACCGTGAAGGTCGTCGGACGCTACATGACCCGCGACTACGGGTTCTGCCCCCACGTGGTGGTCCGCCGCAGGGCGCTGGTCCTGGAAGACGTCTGCGACTACCCGCGTTTCGCCGGCAATCCGGTCGTCGACGAGATCGGCGTCCGTTCCTACCTGGGGGCCCCGCTCATCGACCGCACCGGCATCGCCCTCGGCACGATCTGCGTCGTCGACCTCGAACCGCGCCCGTGGGGGAAGGCCGGCCTGGAGACCATCAAGTCGATGGCGGCGGAACTGGTCGAGCGGATCGAGCGCAGGGCGGACACCGGGGGGATCTGA
- a CDS encoding glycine C-acetyltransferase codes for MFDSVRDDLRATLDEIRAAGLHKPERVIGTPQSATVSVTAGGRPGEVLNFCANNYLGLADHPEVVAAAHAALDRWGYGMASVRFICGTQEVHKELEARLSAFLGQEDTILYSSCFDANGGVFETLLGAEDAVISDALNHASIIDGIRLSKARRFRYANRDMADLEAQLKEASDARRRLIVTDGVFSMDGYVAPLREICDLADRYDAMVMVDDSHAVGFVGPGGRGTPELHGVMDRVDIITGTLGKALGGASGGYVAARAEIVALLRQRSRPYLFSNTLAPVIAAASLKVLDLLESADDLRIRLAENTALFRSRMTAEGFDILPGDHAIAPVMIGDASVAGRMAELLLERGVYVIGFSYPVVPQGQARIRVQLSAAHSTQDVNRAVDAFVSARAELEGWKTPVT; via the coding sequence ATGTTCGACTCCGTGCGCGACGACCTCCGCGCCACCCTCGACGAGATCCGCGCCGCCGGTCTGCACAAGCCCGAGCGCGTCATCGGCACCCCGCAGTCCGCGACCGTGAGCGTCACCGCGGGCGGCCGGCCCGGCGAGGTCCTCAACTTCTGCGCGAACAACTACCTCGGCCTCGCCGACCACCCCGAGGTCGTCGCCGCCGCCCACGCGGCCCTCGACCGCTGGGGCTACGGCATGGCGTCCGTCCGCTTCATCTGCGGTACGCAGGAGGTGCACAAGGAGCTGGAGGCGCGTCTGTCCGCGTTCCTCGGCCAGGAGGACACGATCCTCTACTCCTCCTGCTTCGACGCCAACGGCGGCGTCTTCGAGACCCTCCTCGGTGCCGAGGACGCGGTCATCTCCGACGCCCTCAACCACGCCTCGATCATCGACGGCATCCGCCTCTCCAAGGCGCGCCGCTTCCGGTACGCCAACCGTGACATGGCCGACCTGGAGGCCCAGCTCAAGGAGGCGTCCGACGCGCGCCGGCGGCTGATCGTCACCGACGGCGTCTTCTCGATGGACGGCTATGTCGCGCCCCTGAGGGAGATCTGCGACCTCGCCGACCGCTACGACGCCATGGTCATGGTCGACGACTCGCACGCCGTCGGCTTCGTCGGCCCCGGCGGCCGCGGCACCCCCGAGCTGCACGGTGTCATGGACCGCGTCGACATCATCACCGGCACCCTCGGCAAGGCACTCGGCGGCGCCTCCGGCGGCTATGTCGCCGCCCGCGCCGAGATCGTGGCGCTGCTGCGCCAGCGCTCCCGCCCGTACCTCTTCTCGAACACCCTCGCCCCGGTGATCGCGGCGGCCTCCCTGAAGGTGCTCGACCTGCTGGAGTCGGCCGACGACCTGCGCATCCGCCTCGCCGAGAACACCGCGCTGTTCCGTTCCCGGATGACCGCGGAAGGCTTCGACATCCTCCCCGGCGACCACGCGATCGCCCCCGTCATGATCGGCGACGCGTCCGTCGCCGGACGCATGGCCGAGCTCCTCCTGGAGCGCGGCGTCTACGTGATCGGCTTCTCCTACCCGGTCGTCCCGCAGGGCCAGGCCCGGATCCGGGTCCAGCTCTCGGCCGCGCACTCGACGCAGGACGTGAACCGGGCGGTCGACGCGTTCGTGTCCGCCCGCGCGGAGCTCGAGGGCTGGAAGACGCCTGTGACCTGA